The nucleotide sequence TGCCCACAAAGAGAAGGGCAAGCATGGCAAGATGGACAAAAAGCAAGTGAGTATCTGTTCCAGTCAAAATATACAAGACTGCCGATGGTCtcgttaaaaaaaactaaaggaTGTTAGGtatttaaatgtgtaaaatATTAGGTTGCAGTTATAAATGTTGATCTTCCCTGTACTAACATTCATACGCTTCATTGAACTTGATAATTTCACATATTTAACTTATTTAGCATTTTGTTAGCATGACACCCATTAAGGTAAAACACTGTGTAATGCACCTCTGGTATAATTGGACTTCAAGGGAACTGAAAAGACATGGACTCTGCCTGACATGAGAGATCATACGTAGAACCTTCTAGTAAAATGTTCGGGAAATGAAAACTTTTCATGATCAAATGTTGAACGGAAGTACTCCTCATCTGTGGGCTGATCTTAGAGTACCACTTTTGGTGGACGTTGAGCATAAAATGTTAATTGAGTACTCAGTAGGGCACTATGTACTTTTCTCATGTAGATTGGTGTGATGTCAGTGTGATGCCTTCATTCCTTACGCCATTCTTTTCCCTTTAGATGGAGCCCGCTACGGATTTTACAGTTAAGCTTCGTGGTACTCCTTTCAATGTCAAGGAGGTGAGTGGTCGAGTGGGGTTGCTAAGGGACTAAGAGCTTATTTGTCTTTTAAGTGTCTGACCTCTGTATAGTGGCTTCTCTGCATATTTAATCAGGTGCCTTTTCAGGTAGTTTTATAGAAATGCTAACTTAATGACATAGCTAGCATAGAATATCTGGTTGACTTAAAATGTTGTTTAGTCCGCAATCATGTCTCACTTGGTCACAAGAGGTTTGGTGATGGTTAATTGgctctttgctttttcaagcaaCAAGTACGAGAGTTCATGACTCCGCTGAAACCTGTTGCCATCCGTATTGTGAGGAACAGCAAAGGCGATATGACAGGTTACGTATTTATGTATCCTAATATCCTTATTCACATTAGAAAACACCATCTTGCCCCCTATAAATCtattattttggttttattattaataatttttgTGTTTTAGTTAGTTGTCATTTGTGTTATAGCCTTAACagacatggaaaaaaataaatagaactATAATTAGTATTGTTTCTAATAATAATCATCTTTAAAAAGCATCCATTGTCATTAAACATTGATTTTGTCTGTCTTGTCTTTTTGTGGTTAGGCTATGTGTATGTAGACCTACGCTCTCAGGAGGAGGTTACAAAGGCCCTTCTCAAGAACAAAGACTACATGGGTGGGTGACCCCAGATTTGTGACTTTAGCAAGGATGTAATATGGGCACTTTCCTACTGAAGTTCAGGAACTTAGTTCCTGGTTCCCAGCTCCTGGGTCATCACAACTGGAAACTTTTGTAGCTTCTGGCCACTTTCATGTGTTGCTTTTCCACCGCGCAACAGGAACTTAGACCTTCATGCTAAATAAGCATGGCAGATACAAAAAGCTTataggttaaacttcacacgTGAGAAAGTAGCACCACCACCAAAAAAATGATGGAGGATGAACAAGTAATTTTGCTAGttatttattagttattgtgCAGGATCAAATGCGCGGTCCGAAAATACGCTGTGACAAATCCTGTCTTGTATAGCTTCAAAACtggacacagcattttatttatatctaCAAAATTGGATGTAAGAGTATTAAATTGTGAACTGAAGATTGTGTAAAGGGTGGGAACATATTTGACTGATGGCATATAAGGGAAGCATAGCTGTGTCCTGTCATTTAAATATCTGGCATTGTAAATATCGCTAGTATGCAAGACCCAAGAATAACCCTTCTCTTCCAGGAGTTAATGTCATTGTTTAGGAATAACACTTGTTGGTAAAGTCTAGCCAGTTTCCATGTAGTATAGTTGTTAAATATTTAATGACAATGGCTTTGTTTGGAATTAATTTAATCTGTAGTTTCAAGTGAACATTTCCTACTGCAAAGCATGCTTTTAAAAATTCTTTTTCAGACGCACActgacaggattcatggtgttcatgtgtttataataaatatatatcatatatttataatataactGACCTAAGcatcagaacatttcttttattttatatatatatatatatatatatatatatatatatatatatatatatatatatatatatatatatatatataaaatataaatgacaagctgttgtgtaaataaggctatttagtttagTATTGACCTGTTCTACAAGGGGGGGTCGGAGgtgccgttgggggggggggtgcagcacCCCgttaatataatggtaggggaaacactggtaGTGAGGACCTTTTATTCCTGGATGTTGATGCATTACCAGGTAGGATGACTGCAGTATTCAGAATGAGGTTCTTCTACCATAAGTCAGAGGATGCCTGCTGAAAATTTACTCCAGCctattatgaatattaatagGAAAACGCTTTTCGGAAGCTTGGTCCTCAGCTCCCTGTGTTCCTTGGTTCCGCAAGACTTTGTGTTTCATTAGCAAAAGATAATATCAGATTGTACACATGGTGATGACGGGCAATGTAGCTGGTAGCAGAATTCTCTGGTGCCCTAACTGTGGAATGACTGCCTGCATCCCCAGGAGGGCGCTACATCGAGGTGTTCTGCACCAGCTCCAGCAAGAAAGCGGCTCGGCCAGGGACTACACATGCCCAGCAGCGCAGCTTCCAGCGGGAGCTAAGggaggatgaggaagaggaagatgtgTCCGAGTCAGGCAGGCTTTTCATCCGGAACCTGCCGTACACCTGCACCGAGCAGGAGCTGTCTGACATCTTCACTAAGTATGGTGTGTTGCCATGGTAACCATTGTGTTGTGTTAATTGTTGTCTTTGTGAATTGCTTCAGTTAACAACTTTTATACAGAAAATCATCCTAATCATGCAATGTGTCGCCATGATGTGGTAGTAATGGTGAGATGTTTTGTCCTGCAGTGTTTAAGACGTAATGTTTTCCGTCCGTCCCCGTAACCTTGTATTTCTAAGGCTCCCTGTCAGAGATCCACTTCCCCATTGACAGCTTGACCAAGAAACCCAAGGGCTTCGCCTTCATCACCTACATGATTCCGGAGGATGCCGTCCGTGCCCTCGCCCAAATGGATGGCCATGTTTTCCAGGTGGACCTATCTTCAAAATATTGTCATACTTTCCAATTTCTGTTGTGGTATTCTTTCACAGGGCAGCTTGCAAATTAGAGTAGTGTTTATATGGAACATTGCTCATAGACATGATAGTAAGTAGTATGAAGCTATTTGCTGGCAAGATAGTAGATGAGATCATGGTAGTAATGATAATTCTATAGGCTGCATGGTCTGTGATCTTGTGGCTTGTGATCTCAGGGCCGCATGCTACACATCATGCCTTCCACTATGAAGAAGGAGAACCCGAATTCTGGCCCTTTGGGTCCTGACTCCTCGTACAAAAATCAGAGGGATGCGAAGCAAAAGGCAGCCAGTGGCAGGTGGGTACTGTCTCCATGGCAATGCACGTGCTAGCTAATGCATTGCCGCCTTTGAAGGGATGCTGATGTTGACTTTTCGCTAAGAAAACAGTAATGTTGGTGTCCTTGGTTTTAAAGTCTTTTTTTCTGGTGCTCTCAGCTCCCACAACTGGAACACGCTGTTTCTGGGCACTAGTGCAGTAGCAGATGTCATTGCTGAGAAGTACAACACGTCCAAAAGCCAAGTTCTCAATCATGTgagtgaaaaacattttaagTCACATTAAAGTCCAGAAGTGTTGCATGTTACGCAGGCTGTGCATGAGTGAACCATCAGCATGCCCTCTATAATTTAAacgtcatcctgctcttcaggaGTCTCAGGGCAGTCTGGCTGTGAGGATGGCCCTGGGTGAGACGCAGATTGTCCAGGAAACACGGCAGTTTCTACTGGAAAATCAAATCTGTCTGGACTCCTTCAGTCAGGTAGGGGTTTGTCATATGTAATAACATCTCTGGTATTAGATTTTTCACCTGTTCTTTTATGTAATTTTCTCTGTTTGGTCTATTGTGGTTGCGGTGATATTATGGTGTTGATATTCTCCGTTAGATTTTGCTTTTCAGTAGCCTAACGTGTAGTGGTTTTGTGTAGAAGACTAATTCTACTGAACAGAATTGCCTGTCTTCTACATTTGAGGACTCATCTCGTCAGTTGTGTCTGTGCTTGTGTCTGTGTTGGGCTTCTCTTTTGTAGGCCTCGGGCCCCCGTAGTAATATGGTCCTGCTGGTGAAGAACCTTCCGGCAGGGGTCCAGGTTGCTGAGCTGGAAGCTCTCTTCTCCACTCATGGCTCACTTGGGCGTGTACTCCTACCCCCATCCGGACTCACTGCCATCGTGGAGTTCCTGGAGCCTACAGAGGCGAAAAAGGCCTTTACCAGGCTAGCCTACACCAAGGTGTGTCCCGCAGGCTATGTGTGAGAGGGGAATCTATGGTTATCATATGCCTGCACTTTTTAGGTGAAAGGTCAAGGTCATAGAACATCATGAATGCTAAAAATGTGCTTTAAGAGCTGTTAAGCAAAGagctttttaatttaattctaatcTGTATTAAAAAATGGTTCCCTCTTGTTTGGTGGATTTGATGCCCTTAATCGGGGTGCTCGTGCATATTGGCTGAGCAGATTCACAGTGCAGGTCTAACACTGGTTACACATCAGCTCTTGACCCTTTCAtactcactcgctcgctcgctctctctctctcttagagTCTTTGGCTCTGTCATGTGCTTCACATCTTTGACTCGCATCACAGATCTTCCTTTTCTTCAGTTTCAGCATGTTCCACTGTATTTGGAATGGGCTCCCATGGGGGTCTTTTCGGCACCTCCACCGGACAGGGCTGAGAAGCCTTCCACAGAAGCTGACCCAGGTAACTCTTTTACTTACCGCTAACCTGGGAGAGTCATCTGGTTTTAGCACCAGTAAGGAGCATAGCTTTTATTTCTCTCCTCATGCTTGTTCTAGATTTACTCTTTTCCTGTCAGCATGTAAACCATCCATGTAGCAAATCAATATGTTTTGCAATGCCAATAATAAGATTTTCATAAAACTCTTTTCTTGCTTACTGTTAAAGGGAATGAGGTCAAAGGCAAAAAAATCTTTCTCCCATCcatatttatatttgttttgcaTTATTCAGCTCCTCCATCTCAGGACCAAAGACCTTCCCAAGAGGAGAgtagtgaggatgaggaggagagtTTGCCAGGCTGCACACTCTTCATTAAGAACCTGAACTTCCACACTAAAGAGGAGACCTTGGCGGAGGTGGATCCAGAATGGGGATGGCatgtaatattttattaatcAGAACCTGTAAACATGCTGTCCTTCATTGTGTTCTTCCTCTGTTCATAAACAGGTCTTCTCCAAGTGTGGTCCTGTGAGGAGCTGTACCATCTCCAAAAAGAAGGATAAAACGGGTCTGTTCCTCTTTGTGCTGTAGATCACAGGTCGCTATTATGCCCTGAATCACAGCTGTAACTGTCCTCCCCCATGTTAACCTCCTAGGTGTTCTGCTGTCCATGGGCTATGGCTTTGTGGAATATAAGACCCCCAAGGCAGCACAGAAGGCCCTGAGACAGCTTCAGGTACCGGAGTTCTATCTGCTGTCTTTGGTCCAGGGTCATTATTGGCTGTGCGTTTAATGCAGAATGCCACTTCATCTGGGTTGAATTTTTTAATGTAAATTTATTTTCAACGTGACATATTAGTAATCAAAGACTATTGTGTCTTTAACATTTTCAAGGGAAAGACAATACTGCATTATGATTTATTGGTCTTCTGCCTAAGATAAACTGAAGAAATCAGTCATTCTTGTGCATTTCTGTGTCACCTAGTTCTTTATGTTGGCTGACACAAATGTTTAAAGTGCATGTTCAAACTGTTAATGCCTTTCAATTTAACCGCCAGTGTTTTTCAACCACTGTTCCATGGCCCAATACTGAGCATGAGCGGCCTCTAGTGGCCCGTGGGACTGTGGCAGGGAAGTGCGGTTCAGTCTTTAATGGGCTGCTGCATGGGCAAGAAGCCAATCTCCACCCGAGAATATTCACTGGTCAATGAACAGATTAGCGCTTCCTCAAAGAAATCTTTGAGTgttggtgaagaaaacaacagcTCATCAGTTAtaacatcattttaaaaagcaaatattGTGGTAAACAAGATAAAAGAAATCAGTGGTGTGGCGGTACGTTTTGCCCCTTTAAAGTCTGACTTGCAACAGACTGGTGCTGTGTGCAGTAAACTGCCGGAAGCTTAAACTGGAAATGCTACGAACCAGTTTCACCACTTAAATAATATGCAGAATGCAGACATTTGCAGACAGACTTCAGCAGGGAGGGTTTCCACTTCCAATCTAAAGAAATATGGGATAATTCATGTCTTGTATTGGCATGATTTTGTATGAAGGTATACACAGACTGTAAACGTGCTCTGCTGTGAGTACTGTAAAATTGTGTTATGTACATTTTACCTGCTCAGTCTTCCATGGTCATGTTAAGAGTAGTGGTTGTGTTTTGCCCTGTATACAAGTAAGCTCCCTGCAGATGTAATGGTGAGGTGTCTTGGTTCAGTGTGACCTGTAactagttccccccccccccccccagcactgcatGGTGGATGAGCACCAGCTGGAGCTGAAGCTTTCCGAAAGGGTCAACAGGTAAGTGGGCTCCTTGCCCTTGCTGGTGCCCCTCGTAGGCCTGGCAGACTCACACCTCCTGCACTCCACCCCTCCCACCTGCCTGTCCATGCTGTGAGCCTttgccctgccccccctccccccaggtctGTCCCACCAAGGTCCCGAAAGAAACAGACGGCCAAAAAGCAGACCAGCTCCAAGATCCTGGTCCGGAACATCCCCTTCCAGGCCACAGCTAAGGAGCTGCGAGAGCTCTTTGGGTAAGCCCCCCCGCACTTCATTTTTTCCATTCTGGTGCCCTGCATGCACCTGGGCTGCCACAGCAAGTGGCTTCTGTTTTTGGAATATGACCATGTATGTTGCAATTCTATGATAAGC is from Brienomyrus brachyistius isolate T26 unplaced genomic scaffold, BBRACH_0.4 scaffold1427, whole genome shotgun sequence and encodes:
- the LOC125730705 gene encoding probable RNA-binding protein 19 isoform X2 translates to MKEERFRGMFDAFGSLTDCSLKFTKEGKFRKFGFVGFKSEEEADRALKHFNKSFVDTSRVTVEWCKSFGDPTKARAWSKHTHPPPTNNKEHEEKQKNNKKKKKKQEIVTVVGELEQDQGFQEFLAVHQNRAQGPTWANDSLPKLADTSTASEEKKKPKATKDDYLNFDSSESEDLSQDEDQEDEGIQNSATDTLKTGLSDMEYLRSKVAIVNEHEHEGDDGDMGGSAVSQRTDSAYERGNRDTVHAHKEKGKHGKMDKKQMEPATDFTVKLRGTPFNVKEQQVREFMTPLKPVAIRIVRNSKGDMTGYVYVDLRSQEEVTKALLKNKDYMGGRYIEVFCTSSSKKAARPGTTHAQQRSFQRELREDEEEEDVSESGRLFIRNLPYTCTEQELSDIFTKYGSLSEIHFPIDSLTKKPKGFAFITYMIPEDAVRALAQMDGHVFQGRMLHIMPSTMKKENPNSGPLGPDSSYKNQRDAKQKAASGSSHNWNTLFLGTSAVADVIAEKYNTSKSQVLNHESQGSLAVRMALGETQIVQETRQFLLENQICLDSFSQASGPRSNMVLLVKNLPAGVQVAELEALFSTHGSLGRVLLPPSGLTAIVEFLEPTEAKKAFTRLAYTKFQHVPLYLEWAPMGVFSAPPPDRAEKPSTEADPAPPSQDQRPSQEESSEDEEESLPGCTLFIKNLNFHTKEETLAEVFSKCGPVRSCTISKKKDKTGVLLSMGYGFVEYKTPKAAQKALRQLQHCMVDEHQLELKLSERVNRSVPPRSRKKQTAKKQTSSKILVRNIPFQATAKELRELFG
- the LOC125730705 gene encoding probable RNA-binding protein 19 isoform X1 translates to MSRLIVKNLPNGMKEERFRGMFDAFGSLTDCSLKFTKEGKFRKFGFVGFKSEEEADRALKHFNKSFVDTSRVTVEWCKSFGDPTKARAWSKHTHPPPTNNKEHEEKQKNNKKKKKKQEIVTVVGELEQDQGFQEFLAVHQNRAQGPTWANDSLPKLADTSTASEEKKKPKATKDDYLNFDSSESEDLSQDEDQEDEGIQNSATDTLKTGLSDMEYLRSKVAIVNEHEHEGDDGDMGGSAVSQRTDSAYERGNRDTVHAHKEKGKHGKMDKKQMEPATDFTVKLRGTPFNVKEQQVREFMTPLKPVAIRIVRNSKGDMTGYVYVDLRSQEEVTKALLKNKDYMGGRYIEVFCTSSSKKAARPGTTHAQQRSFQRELREDEEEEDVSESGRLFIRNLPYTCTEQELSDIFTKYGSLSEIHFPIDSLTKKPKGFAFITYMIPEDAVRALAQMDGHVFQGRMLHIMPSTMKKENPNSGPLGPDSSYKNQRDAKQKAASGSSHNWNTLFLGTSAVADVIAEKYNTSKSQVLNHESQGSLAVRMALGETQIVQETRQFLLENQICLDSFSQASGPRSNMVLLVKNLPAGVQVAELEALFSTHGSLGRVLLPPSGLTAIVEFLEPTEAKKAFTRLAYTKFQHVPLYLEWAPMGVFSAPPPDRAEKPSTEADPAPPSQDQRPSQEESSEDEEESLPGCTLFIKNLNFHTKEETLAEVFSKCGPVRSCTISKKKDKTGVLLSMGYGFVEYKTPKAAQKALRQLQHCMVDEHQLELKLSERVNRSVPPRSRKKQTAKKQTSSKILVRNIPFQATAKELRELFG